The Parambassis ranga chromosome 19, fParRan2.1, whole genome shotgun sequence genome contains a region encoding:
- the rassf9 gene encoding ras association domain-containing protein 9, with the protein MAPFGKNFLKARLKNKTKDVEPVVGKEIQVTVCNEEKVVCGVTKHTTCADMIQALLEDHKSVPESKRSLHGEPKDFCLVERWKGFERALPPLTRILRLWYAWGDQRPHIQFFLVKTSDFVPQPTKRSGKARGVRHSRAQYPQSLPAEKQKRMVKKAFRKLEKLHKESKSSPGTDEIDRMVQLILNQDHTIREQIQRMRDMDLEIEQFEQQVQIEAEPESSQAQASGLNLEAHSEEQLHEYLYTSDGVEQLEMQVHRHQELILQLSRDIDAELRRANFPLSQDEDEEEEEGAAAASWISSDDSLYTAELQRLQEELKHSLFTGVSLHNQTAEIDKQLKSFDSTLVSMDQECWQLAAQLNSLQIIDSTEEKKPIAVPLKTETQCSVSQTLKLKHSLSPLDVTDTDSDTGISSTHSQDSLSPCLDFPPPLDTDV; encoded by the coding sequence GACAAAAGACGTAGAGCCTGTGGTAGGAAAGGAGATTCAAGTTACTGTCTGCAATGAGGAGAAGGTTGTCTGTGGAGTAACAAAGCACACGACATGTGCGGATATGATTCAGGCATTACTGGAGGATCACAAGTCAGTCCCCGAGAGTAAGCGCTCCCTACATGGGGAACCTAAAGACTTCTGTCTGGTTGAGCGGTGGAAGGGTTTTGAGAGGGCCTTGCCTCCTCTTACCAGAATCCTGAGACTCTGGTATGCTTGGGGTGATCAGAGACCTCACATCCAGTTTTTTCTGGTTAAAACCAGTGATTTTGTGCCTCAGCCAACTAAGAGGAGTGGAAAGGCCAGAGGGGTCAGGCACAGTCGTGCTCAGTATCCCCAATCTCTGCCAGCGGAGAAGCAAAAGCGCATGGTGAAGAAAGCTTTCCGGAAGTTGGAGAAACTACACAAGGAGAGCAAGAGCTCCCCAGGCACTGACGAGATCGACCGGATGGTGCAGCTGATTCTCAACCAGGACCACACAATCAGGGAGCAGATTCAGCGGATGAGGGACATGGATTTGGAGATTGagcagtttgagcagcaggtgCAGATAGAAGCAGAACCTGAGAGTTCACAGGCTCAGGCTAGTGGTCTGAATCTGGaggcacacagtgaggagcaaCTGCATGAGTACTTGTACACCAGTGATGGGGTTGAACAGCTGGAGATGCAGGTTCATAGGCACCAGGAGCTCATCCTCCAGCTGTCCCGGGATATCGACGCTGAGCTGAGGAGGGCCAACTTTCCTTTGAGCCAAgatgaggacgaggaggaggaggaaggagccgCAGCAGCTTCCTGGATCTCCTCTGATGACTCGCTTTATACTGCTGAActccagaggctgcaggaggaactcAAACACAGCCTCTTCACCGGAGTGTCCCTTCACAACCAAACAGCAGAAATAGACAAGCAGCTGAAGTCCTTTGACAGTACACTGGTCTCCATGGACCAGGAGTGCTGGCAGCTGGCTGCTCAGCTCAACTCGCTGCAGATCAtagacagcacagaggagaagaagccCATAGCTGTCCCTCTGAAAACTGAGACTCAGTGCAGCGTCTCCCAGACACTGAAGCTCAAACACAGCCTGTCGCCTCTCGACGTTacagacacagactcagacacCGGGATTAgctccacacacagccaggacTCACTGTCACCGTGTCTCGACTTCCCTCCCCCACTGGACACAGATGTTTGA